Proteins from a genomic interval of Zingiber officinale cultivar Zhangliang chromosome 2A, Zo_v1.1, whole genome shotgun sequence:
- the LOC122043424 gene encoding probable disease resistance protein At1g61300, which yields MACINLNLDVDVNSCLSGLWASLPVLGRPKSGIQKLDKEMARLRVKRDDIKNQIDQADRQGKIPTNEVSQWLREVEELERQLAAIKQDFQSMSCFSCNCFNQTSGTSSQTQEVGDQVLIRESSNYCSIIRRVAKKLGEATELTSRAGALDPIATVGPPEPTMMLPISHRPPVGIESYVEDIVSYIDGGEGNIIGIYGMGGVGKTTMLKRIQQHYHLNHAIFDRVIWVVASKDCQLKRLQMDIAKSLGLETLQESESEQTCGDKLFSYLKNKNCLMFLDDIWEHLNLQLLGMAHSATEQSQQQHQQQHQQPRKVMVFTTRSETVCAQMKAEKKIKVRCLDSEQAWQLFEQNSDGDVLSSDAGIKFLAEELAKECAGLPLALVTVARAMSGKRSWEAWKEALHQIRDKHEWTTIGLSEDSLVMYKAFKLSYDSLENDSIRECLLYCALWPEDYEIDKFYELIPCWIGCGIIHEFNVINEAFAKGYSHLEALGAASLLEKCDSDKVVKMHDVIRDMALLMVSGLKGNKRKWMVKAGIALSDLPRQEEWQEAERASFMCNKITSLREYRASTFSKLSMLILLGNRDLETIPPSLFASMPNLTYLDLSYCHITELPREMCSLTELRYLNLSNCHITRLPIEFGCLVKLEYLLLVNTGLEIVPNGTISNLSMLKWLDISHIYPATEWWWDELKCFKGRHQLSVEIDINATTDDIERLNMLSPNVSIWKLTLDGENISKLPNYDLGTPQWGCRVSDNLEFLCIHNLRLDRLELAVGVDRESSLGCLKSLRFIGLKLLEEILLNRVRLYNLREIFIFDCPMLKDVSWVLQLPCLKSLEINMCRTMKEVISEVGNSNSISSSSIQRLILWYMSDLNLIANRSLYFPYLEYVQVYDCPKLKKLPFGSEILKNRLKVIKGEEDDESIKDSLTPYFRPRPY from the exons ATGGCGTGCATCAACCTAAATCTCGACGTAGACGTCAACAGTTGCCTGAGCGGGCTGTGGGCATCGCTGCCAGTACTGGGCAGGCCAAAATCTGGCATCCAGAAATTGGACAAGGAAATGGCAAGATTGAGAGTCAAAAGGGACGACATCAAGAACCAGATCGATCAGGCGGATCGCCAAGGAAAAATTCCGACCAACGAAGTGAGCCAGTGGCTACGGGAGGTGGAGGAACTGGAACGCCAACTGGCTGCTATCAAGCAGGATTTCCAAAGCATGA GTTGCTTCAGTTGCAATTGCTTCAATCAAACTAGCGGCACGTCGAGTCAAACACAGGAAGTAGGAGATCAGGTTCTTATCAGAGAGTCATCGAACTACTGCTCCATCATCCGAAGAGTGGCGAAGAAGCTCGGCGAGGCTACTGAATTGACGAGCAGAGCTGGTGCACTGGATCCGATTGCCACAGTTGGGCCTCCGGAACCCACCATGATGCTTCCCATCTCGCACCGACCGCCTGTTGGGATCGAGTCGTATGTGGAGGACATTGTGAGCTACATCGATGGTGGAGAAGGCAACATCATAGGCATCTACGGAATGGGCGGTGTCGGTAAGACCACCATGTTGAAGAGGATCCAGCAACACTATCATCTTAACCATGCCATATTTGATCGTGTGATTTGGGTTGTGGCCTCCAAAGACTGCCAATTGAAAAGGCTCCAGATGGATATTGCTAAGAGTCTAGGACTAGAGACACTGCAGGAGAGTGAGAGCGAACAAACTTGTGGTGATAAGTTATTTAGCTACTTGAAGAACAAGAACTGCTTGATGTTTCTTGATGACATTTGGGAACATCTGAATCTTCAACTGTTGGGGATGGCACACTCGGCTACTGAGCAAAGCCAGCAGCAGCATCAGCAGCAGCATCAGCAGCCGCGCAAAGTCATGGTGTTCACGACTCGCAGCGAGACAGTGTGTGCACAAATGAAGGCAGAAAAGAAGATCAAAGTCAGATGTCTGGATTCAGAACAAGCATGGCAACTTTTTGAGCAAAACAGCGATGGGGATGTTCTCAGCTCAGATGCTGGAATTAAGTTCCTTGCTGAAGAACTTGCTAAAGAATGTGCAGGTCTTCCGCTCGCTCTTGTCACCGTCGCCCGGGCCATGTCAGGGAAAAGGTCTTGGGAAGCTTGGAAGGAAGCTCTCCATCAAATAAGGGATAAACATGAGTGGACAACCATCGGTCTTTCAGAAGATTCACTCGTCATGTATAAAGCCTTCAAGCTTAGCTACGATAGTTTAGAGAATGACTCCATAAGAGAATGCCTCTTGTATTGCGCTTTGTGGCCCGAAGATTATGAGATCGACAAATTCTATGAGTTGATACCGTGTTGGATAGGTTGCGGCATAATCCATGAATTTAACGTGATCAATGAAGCTTTCGCCAAAGGCTACTCCCATCTGGAAGCTCTCGGGGCTGCATCCTTGCTAGAGAAATGTGATTCGGACAAAGTGGTAAAGATGCACGATGTCATCCGAGACATGGCATTGTTGATGGTTTCTGGGTTGAAGGGGAACAAAAGAAAATGGATGGTAAAAGCAGGAATCGCGTTGAGTGATTTGCCTAGACAAGAAGAATGGCAAGAAGCAGAGCGAGCATCATTCATGTGTAATAAAATTACTTCTTTAAGAGAGTATAGAGCTTCTACTTTTTCGAAACTTTCTATGTTGATTCTCCTAGGAAACAGAGACTTGGAAACAATTCCTCCGAGTTTGTTCGCAAGCATGCCTAATTTAACATACTTGGATCTCAGTTATTGTCATATAACAGAGCTTCCTAGGGAGATGTGTAGTTTAACCGAGCTTCGATATTTAAACTTGTCAAATTGTCATATTACAAGACTGCCGATTGAGTTTGGTTGCCTGGTCAAATTAGAGTATTTGCTTCTAGTGAATACTGGTCTTGAGATTGTACCCAATGGGACGATATCCAATTTATCAATGCTCAAATGGCTGGATATATCTCACATTTATCCTGCAACTGAGTGGTGGTGGGATGAGTTGAAATGTTTCAAAGGACGCCACCAATTAAGTGTGGAAATTGACATTAATGCTACAACAGATGATATTGAGCGACTCAACATGTTATCACCAAATGTCTCCATATGGAAACTCACTTTGGATggagaaaatatttcaaaacttcCAAACTATGATTTGGGCACTCCACAATGGGGCTGTAGGGTAAGTGACAACCTTGAGTTTTTGTGCATTCATAACCTCAGATTAGACCGATTAGAGTTGGCTGTAGGCGTGGACCGCGAATCAAGTTTAGGATGTTTAAAGAGTCTCCGTTTTATTGGCCTAAAactattggaagagattttattgAATAGAGTTCGACTCTACAACCTTCgtgaaatatttatttttgattgCCCCATGTTGAAGGATGTTTCCTGGGTTCTCCAACTGCCATGCCTTAAATCTCTAGAGATAAATATGTGTAGGACAATGAAGGAAGTAATAAGTGAGGTAGGGAACTCCAACTCCATCTCTAGCTCTAGCATCCAACGCTTGATTTTGTGGTACATGTCGGACCTCAATCTCATTGCAAACCGATCGCTCTATTTTCCCTACTTGGAATATGTACAAGTGTATGATTGTCCAAAGCTAAAAAAGTTACCATTTGGGTCTGAAATATTGAAGAACAGATTAAAAGTGATTAAAGGTGAAGAGGATGACGAGAGCATCAAGGATTCCCTCACTCCTTATTTTAG GCCTCGGCCATATTGA